In Synergistaceae bacterium, a single window of DNA contains:
- a CDS encoding DUF3084 domain-containing protein, producing the protein MTAFLRNTNWLLIFSLVIGSSVLAVLGDSVGSKYGKKRISLFGLRPKHTSRLITALTGALIAVGILTITSAISRDVRTALFGMKLLRQEMYKLQFQLSQSENNAEQMRANLAEASASLDLTGFELDTIRNETVILEQQKKELEASLRVMREESESLKREIKSLKSETVAINANFLLGQTAFEPGLTPDEIIAGLNQLKREVRLEALEKISNQSFSNLRDVQLEFDSEEEAKLIISLASSDIRQYVRALSAENYTIGENSKLLVRYETGTSIIIYPEGTPVYRKFFMNDRANSSTTAEGILHTFLRELKNNAIKNGILPEPSTNNVGTLDGELFFAAVDTLSRITGPVIINAIASQDIYTEGPVIINILFEE; encoded by the coding sequence TTGACGGCGTTTCTTAGAAATACAAATTGGCTGCTAATTTTTTCGCTCGTAATAGGCTCTTCTGTCCTTGCTGTGTTGGGAGATTCTGTCGGCTCTAAGTACGGAAAAAAACGCATTTCACTTTTCGGACTCAGACCCAAGCACACAAGCAGATTAATAACGGCCTTGACTGGTGCATTAATAGCGGTCGGGATTCTCACAATAACGTCTGCAATTTCACGTGATGTCCGGACGGCTTTATTCGGCATGAAATTATTGCGTCAAGAGATGTATAAATTACAATTTCAATTATCGCAGAGTGAAAACAACGCCGAACAAATGAGAGCTAATCTCGCAGAAGCATCCGCAAGTTTGGATTTAACCGGCTTTGAACTCGACACAATAAGAAATGAAACAGTCATACTCGAACAGCAGAAAAAAGAATTAGAAGCCTCATTACGAGTCATGCGCGAAGAATCAGAGAGTCTCAAACGCGAAATAAAATCTCTCAAGAGTGAAACTGTTGCGATAAATGCAAATTTTTTACTCGGCCAGACAGCTTTTGAACCCGGTTTAACTCCTGATGAAATAATTGCCGGCCTGAATCAATTAAAACGTGAAGTCAGACTTGAAGCTCTCGAAAAAATTTCTAATCAGTCATTCAGCAATCTTAGAGACGTTCAACTTGAATTTGACTCGGAGGAAGAAGCAAAATTAATTATTTCCCTCGCAAGCTCTGACATTCGGCAATATGTGCGCGCGTTATCTGCTGAAAATTACACGATCGGTGAGAACTCAAAACTTTTAGTACGCTATGAGACAGGAACAAGCATAATTATTTACCCTGAAGGCACGCCCGTTTACAGAAAATTTTTCATGAACGACCGAGCGAACTCAAGCACTACAGCTGAAGGAATATTACACACTTTTTTGCGAGAACTCAAGAATAACGCCATCAAAAACGGAATTTTGCCGGAACCTTCAACAAACAATGTCGGGACTCTTGACGGGGAATTATTTTTTGCGGCTGTCGATACTTTGAGCAGGATAACCGGCCCGGTGATTATTAACGCAATCGCATCGCAGGACATTTACACAGAAGGTCCAGTCATAATTAATATTTTATTCGAGGAGTAA